In the genome of Chrysoperla carnea chromosome 5, inChrCarn1.1, whole genome shotgun sequence, the window TGCCCTACAACCTCTGCATAATTATTAATCCGTAATGGAACCGGAAAAACGTAAAGTAAAACGGGATATTTTTCACAAGATACCATTAAAAGCTACAATTTGAGCATCGAGCGGATTTCCTGCGAGTCATAGGTACAACCAGAAAAAAACGCGATATTTTAGCGATAAAAACGTATGTTTTTTCGCGGTTTTATGTCTTTACTCACCTCTAAATCTCCACTAAATTGAGTAAGAGGGCTCAAAATTTGTATGCGAATTAAGTCAATACTTTTTGATCCCATTCGCTTCgctaagttaaaatgtaaattctCCGCGTTACAGCCTTCACTCTTCGTTATGCTCCTTCcttaacactcgaaatagagATAGGGAttattttactcaaaatatatatacagttttcaataaaaaaaaaaacattgattgaACAGATGGCCTCAAATTGCATCTCCTTCACCCTTTCTACAGGAATCTTCaatttatgatttacaaagacATTCATAGATGATCagtgaaatatcaaaaaattaattgattttttatatttttatatctttataaaatatagttcatgtgctattctgatatattatgtatgtaagttattgtttcattaaaatccattgagTACTTTTTGTAATGTAGGTATAGGGATTTCATGCGTTATAAAACCTAAAAAGGCAAAAAactcatttcattaaaaattgtctaataataaaaacgtaGGTATATCTAATGAGACGAAAATATGACCTTATAGgtgtagtatttttttaaaaatattttaatttaattttatttgcggGTTATAATTTGCAAATTACTGATACATAATGTGCGATCGTCtacgtttgttttttataatagtacCAGTATCTAGCTAGTCAATATAGAAAATGATATTGAACTCAACTATCAGAGATATAGTATGTGTAGTCAGTtcatgaaaaaagtatttttaaaatttgtttttatctgtGAAAGTCACAAACTAAtctgtaaaatttgtaattcatATATAGAGGTTCTATGGTGTAATGGTTAGCACTCTGGACTTTGAATCCAGCGATCCGAGTTCAAATCTCGGTAGAacctataataaattttatatttttcgaaattattttgaatttatattttgcgaAGCATACagatttctttaatatttaacagTTTTATTGATTAGTTTTTATCTATTCGGATTTTGATACCACTAATCTGAGTTCGAGACGAAAGGTCCAtggatcttcacccatctgataactagatgagatatattttttataaaattttattgattcttaAACAATGCTGTAATAGtttctctatcgaaaagtgttcacggctatttttatttaaattaattttaatcaattttttctattaacagtttttttcagacaagctataaaattattttcgtaattaatagatctttatttttttaccaatttcgattggttaaccaatcggtgtagatctgttcaacaggtaagtcaatataggtaactacaccgatctgttaaccaatcgaaattaatatcaaaaaaaaaaaaatttaatagggaatattcatgtattttttttatatttttaattcattgtttacaccgttataacaaagtaaaaaatataaatactgcttaaaaatgctacaTAAATGAatcgttttaaagctttttcaaattattttaattaattattttctttaaattttgattcccGGAATTATGTTCTTAACTCAGTGATAGTGAACCATATTACGGGAGTCTACCGTAATTAGGgaaaataagaagtaattatttttaactctcatttaaaagtggtgttataaatattaaaatattttttactgattGAAGCAGTAGATACCGTAGATTTTTGTGAGGTAATTAcgggatatgtttttttttaatttggcataATTTATGCTTAATTACTtgctttttatgataagtatataatgtgtaaacttgattttattttgttatttaaattaatttttgatgattattaatgttaaaataacttttactattattaaaagaatttaaaaaataataattctattaacttcattaatttaatcatgataatatttataataccagtGATTTATTGTCATTAGTATTCCGCAGtatgttatgatttttttaaaattaattaaaaattaaaaatttttattttcaatcaaattttatctgataatactcaataatcttaattacatttaacagaacaattttttaatttacctatgttaagTGTGTATCCCGTAATTATGTACTTTCATTCCCGGAATCAGGttcaaagccaaattttatcacggAATTAGAGACAAATTCAAAGTccagaaaattaacgtttaatactataaattaaagactttggggtgaaaaaatgatcaaaactaattctcaataaatcattttatacgacaaaccaatttttatagtggaaatatttatatttatttcaataatcagcttCAAAGTGCATTATGCCTAAAAATCCcgtaatatggtacatttaccttatGGTCTAGGTctcttatacaaaaattgattattgtttCGCCGTCTccatttaatatgtaatttttgacGTTTATCATTAGGATGTAACTTAATATTATGGGCAAGTAAATCGTTTCGTTCAGAAAATATCTGTTTACAATCAGGGCAcgtaaaacatttttcaccAACGTGTTCTTTAATATTATGTGCCATTACACTTAACTTATTTGAAAACACTTTGTCACAAGTAGTACACTTAAATGGTTTTGCTTTTGATTTTAAGAATTGATACTCTCTTTGGGTAATTGTATCGCTAGGTTCAGATAATATCGCACATCTTCTATCACAAAACATCGAATCGATACAATTTTTCCTACGTCTTTCTTTGTTTAACATTGCTCCACAATGTTTACATACAAATTGTCGTATcgaattattgttaatatttcttgtatcatcaaaatttgcatttgaaaCGGCATGCTCTAAATTCATATCTGATCCTAAATATTGATTAGATGTTTCATCATAATCATCTTTTAACTCTTCTTTGATAATGAGTTCTGATTCTAAATTCATAACTGAGCTTAAATATTTATCAGACGTTTCATCACATTCCtcttttatttcttctttaataataagttCTGTTTGAAGTGATTCAATATCGGGTTCACCTTTTACGGATATTGATGCATATggatgatcaaatttaacaacttccattttcaatcaaattgatttcatctatttttttatatattccctcatcaaaaattcaatacattCAAAACTGATTTTGACATATAAAATCCACATACTTTATATTATAGACCAGCCAAGAACCACAGATTAATACTGAATGTAGACAAACAAATTACACTCGATTTTGTACCAACATgtcatagaccttttcattttaaaaagtgatttttttttgttttctgggctgaatgtcaaaaaactattcaagcaatacaatatcatttatgttttatctttgttatcaaattttggtatagtgttcataaaatcgcctaattactaattagttcattttcggttgtctgcccgtttgtctgtggacatgataactcaaaaacgaaaaagatattaagctgaaatttttataccgtcctcaggacgtaaaaagtaaggtcgagttcgtaaatgagcaacataggtcaaatgggtcttgggttcgtagtacccatcttgtaaaccgttagagttagaacaaaaggttaagtgtaaaaaatgttccttgttgaaaaaattttatttgaaacattttttcgtaaaaatcactgtttacccttgagagcGCAAATCAGgtgcaaattatatagaatgtattatatggaaatatcagttatgtgtagctatctttctttactgacATGtcgcaaaaaaacaaacgattacgtaatTAAAACTGTCTacgcatgatatttcaacaattaactcagtcaattgcttgtcgtcactttaaatgaaaaggtctacTATGTCTCACAGACTAAATACTGTTAGATTATATTGAATTGggaaattatcatatttataatattttggatAATGTTATTAGAATTActtgtaatttttatgtttataatagacctttttcacattttttttctttttttttaaatgaaagtaaatgtcttgataaatttgctaatttttttgaagccatttgaccgagaaaacagacattgaaaatcattaaaattcaaattagcgaaaacgatccggaaacacatgatgttacacgaaggttggtttgacgtcatttaaagttgataatagtgatatattaatacaactgttgacactgttttattgtcattgcttgtcggattgacaccacagatcacgtgtgcggtggagcaaaaaaaaaaaatcgttttaaaatatttcaaatatttcaatttttttcataatgtttttattgttaaaaatgcgtaatttttgagttacaggctctactcgacctatattttcataaaaaattatcaaaaagcatttctgtttttcattaaaaaggtCTATTTTAATCTGATAAAGGTCTATATATCTGTAGTTTCatacattaaaataacttttcggTATACCAAATTTTCATTGCGCTAGCTTGCCCCACAGCTAAAGATGGGTATGTTTCTTTTGACAGATGCTAAATAAGacataaataacaagtgaaaacaaacaattgactgagttaattgttaaaataccatgcatagtcaggggttgatttctttatcacattacacatacaaacatgtgacacatacataactgttaatcaagtatagtacatattataaaatttccgcctaattggcgctctcacgggtaaacagtgatgtttacgaaaaaatgtttcaaacaaaagttgtttaatttttgataaggaacattttttacatttaaacttttgttctatctctaacggtttacaagatgggtcctacggacccaagaccccattgacctatgatgctcatttacgaacttgacctcactttttacgtcctgagtacgcttcagctcgatatcttttttcgtttttgagttatcgtgtccacagacggacggacggacaaccggaaatggactaattaggtgattttatgaacacctatgacaaaatttttttcctagcatcattatttttaagcgttacaaacttgggactaaacttaaaatactatgtatatttcatatatacatggtataaaaatatattaattactaaaataatggtttagttgaaatgtccagtcattaaagttacggaagaaaaatatttgaaccaagtttaaatttcatgaagGTTATTTAtcttaggtatttattggatttaatataatatttaggaGGATGTAGTTTACAAAAGTtgcttaaaaagacattttaaataatatttgatcaatttcgggtagggttgatttgaccacttttgacgatttcatcccctgaagctccacggctccagggggaggggtcccagaggagagttatatcaaacctaggagcttgttgatataaaccctgatacgaagttttaATGGTGTCCCCTCAGCCtatccctagaaaatcccatttgcctatatttggaaaggttttccctagggtgtgggcaaaaaaatttaaataaaaatacttttttagggacaagcttttattgtactaaaaagtagaaaatattacGTCGTACGTCTTTTTTGGGCGTTTAcatttctcttttgaaaagttaaaaagttttttcaaactttatgtaactttcaaattattatgaaaaaataaaaataaaattttgttataaaacttatatgctttgttaaaaaaaaaaaccaaaaaacaaacaaacaatttctttttcaaagGCTCAATTAACTTAATTAGCACTTCAATTAACAATTTAGCCTTTATACTAAAACGACGCCGTTCAATTAGTGCCTTAATGATATTCAGCCGTAACTTATAATAGCATGTTTAATGAACTGGCTGACTGATGCTTAGGCCATTCACGCAATAGGGTGACCATTTGACAAAAACGATGAAATATTCGAcattagaaattgtttatttatataattaaaaattacagtgcaacctcaatataacgaacctcaatataacgaacctcaatataacgaattcctcgatttaacaaatttttcgcaatccccttgaattgtccataagagtcaatataaaatatacctctacattacgaatattttttgcgaacagcctctttataacgaattttcaactacataaaaaatttaaatacctctaaataacgaatttcgtcaattcaaaacctttatataacgtataaagtcccaccaatatatgacagttagtatactccatagtatgtaattcatgtcgcgagaggttccgacacttttttcctctttataacgaattttagaccaacttaacctcaatataacaaacctcagtttaacgaattacttgatataacgaataattactggttcccttcagattcgttatatcgaggttgcactgtataatGTTATTTAGTAATCATGAGATCAAATACTAAAGTGTCACTACAATCAAAACTATGGTTGCTAGTCGACGCCATATTGACAGTGTGTTGATTTCAGGTGGCAGAAagtgggactaaatttaatttactggACTGGGCAAGTAGTCATACGTTATCGATCCAAGTCATTTGGCTAGCTGTTTGATTGAAACGTCGTTCAACTATCGACCTGAAAGATATGACTGCGAATATCTATCGAACGATGTTTAGTAAAAAGGTAAGACATATATTCCAACGACATTATATATTGACGAGCACCcagaatattaattatgaaaatttattattaataaaaaaaacaagtatatAATGAATAATTCTGGTTAGATTATGCGGTATAAACCACTTCTTTTTATCTACCCACAATTACccaagaaaatcatttttgacaaaatgcttaattatacttactCAGGAAGTTGAATCACAGTCTGATAAATTTCCTTTAGTTTGGTTACCCAAATGTTTGTTCACTTGTTGTCACAATGTAGAATAGTCGAAACTATATACTTGATGCAATATTCTAATTTCTTGATGTTCAATTCCCTGGCGCTGCAGCTCATTTAGATTTTCTGCCTTTGCCCACCATCTCTTCTTTAGCCTGGCTCTAGTTTCAATTCATCTAGGATTGTttttattaggttttttttattctaattttgtaTTTCGAGGACGAAAACTCGAGAACCAGCGTGaataaagttattaaacaattttcgaCTACaggtaaaatttaagtttttcgatacacaaaaattttgacaaattttccgttttatttaaatccaaaaagatattctgtaaaaattttctaaaaccattagatttttccgaaaatattCGCAAAGTttgcaaattttcatttttttcgaatttcagcTCAGAGGCTACTACACATAGCACTAAACTGCTCGATAAATATTACTCTTTTATTATTTGCTGATAAAAATCTGCTCTATCGAGGCCTTGGGCATCTAGAGAAACTCTATGCAAAATGTTAAGAATTggtcctatttgtcaatttttagtcagctgagtttaaagttttgtttagtacgatttcggttaagtatcttaaacgTAGCCCATTACCCtgtataactaaaaaatttcaaatgaatattcctataaataacgaaagtatatgggtgtcttcatcttaaatgctaCACACTGTATtataaggtatactaatttaagtcccaagattgtaacgcttagaaatattgatattacaaacaaaattttggtagaggGGTTcctaaaattacttaattacaaTGCAGTAGTAATTACATGGGGGGAAATGGAAATTTGCGTAGGAGGACACTTTTGGAGCCGTTTATACAACGATCGAAAAAATGACAACTGAGGATAATTTTACAGTATAACTCTCAAGCCTTGTATAACTACAGAACCTTGCAGACATGGAATTGGAAAACGAGTAAGACCTTTTTGAAGCAATAGAAATTTTTCCACCCAGAACAGTAGTGTTCGAATCATAATTTTCGATCTTGACATCCCTTATCAAGCATGTCGACTgacagattaaaaataatttatcgttCTCGGAATTTGATCCGATGGGACTGACTTGATTATTTACACCTGAACACGGTTCTTTCACGATGCATTAAAAAATCGCAATGcgcaattattgtaaaataaaatattaaatattattgtttaaaaactaattagATGACCTTCTGGTCAAAATTTCGAAAGACCGACAAGAAGGTTATCATTTTAGGCCACCATAAATAAGGTCTGATATTTAACACTGTCCatacagggtatttaaacaatcaactcaaccaattgtttattttcacttgttattacaATATTAGTATTATGAAAACTGGTATTCTATAATTGAAATCTAGATTGGATCGAGTTCGAATCTCTGAAAGagtttgttttattgttttagaaataataataatttatagtatttGAAATTCCCACGTTACTCTTTACTGACAAtcacaataaatacaaataataataaaaaactctaattattatttttataataaacacaaaattattaaaatttaattttaatttgtataaaagaattttatttatttgttaaaaagaaaaatgccGCTTCGATGATGATGCCAtacaaccaaaataaaaaaaattgactcaaTTACAAATAAGTACATGCACAAATACAAAGTATGCATCTGTAACAGAGTTCTctcacatcattatttatttcaaacttatttattaaactacttCCGTTTTACAATAAATCTCAAGATATGCATGGAGAGAAAAAAATTGGGTGAGTTCTAGGAattgttataccatatatacaggatgcgacatttaaatttagaatagctgatagcttgttttgtagacaaccaatcaaaaaataacttaaataaaagcgacagaatttgatgggggatattatgttctgacatcagatttgacCTAGTTCTCCCGGTTTCTCTAATAgccattttgatccaaaacggtaagagatagaataacacttttaattCAAAAGTTAATCCTCTTAACAGAACTAACAGCTTTCATTTCAAccattttttttccaaagtCATAAGCATTCAGCGGAAATGTGACTtacaaatatgtcattattactTACGCTACCTATgtaaaatgctttagccaaaagttgtcaagagcAATAGAAGAGAATCGCCTGTGTtgatgactttgacctacaattatcgataaactttaagcgtaccatttttctttcgaataaatgtaataacgccatatttttaagtcgcatttcctccgctaacgtttttcgaaaaaatgttttaaacaaaaattgttagttttttatgaggatcaactttctaatttaaagtgttattctatctcttccCGTTTAGggtctaaattgactattaaagctattacccattatatttttaaatgacccaccctgtatttgaaacatatgaaggtatactaagttcagtctcaagtttgtaatgctcaaaaatattggtgctacgAACACATTTTTgttgtaggtgttcataaaatccgtCTATCGATGCACACGATAACTTGAAAACGACAAAAgttgtcaagctgaaattttaatagcttgCTTAGGACGTGAAGTTGAGTCTGTAAATGAAGCATTGGTCAATTACATcgataggacccatcttgtaaatccttaaagatagaataaaagtttaatgtaaataatgttccttataaaaaactaagcaacttttgtttgaaacattttttcggaaataggttaaaaacattatatagtatgaatacagatattgtatatattttaattataatccaGAAGTGAATTGTCAATTTATTCTGTGTGCTGTGACGAGGAGATGCTTTCATAACTGTTACTTATACTATTtagacttgaaaaaaaattaaatataagaaaCAACGTTTAGaaacgggggggggggggggttctcgataataaaaaaaattaaagtaaaatataagaACATGTCATGAAATATAAGAACAAAATCCCCTTTATCCCCAATCGATCCATTCCCAGTCGAAATGTCGGTGGTAacgtaaaaaaatacttaagatTACTTTTGGATTCAGATTGATAttagttttattgaattaaatcatACACATCAAACATAATGTTGATCATCAACCAAAAAGAGTCAATAATAAAaccgaaaatattttgttgataaataatTGTGATCACACGGTGTGGTGTAAGTAATGCCGCCGCTGTGGTAATCAAACAAATGGCggtatttcatcaaaaaataaaataatacagaaacaaatattataatatttattatagttaaaaactaaagaaaaataatataatattattaacgccttttgttatattttggaattttttaatatatctatgGGATCATATATAGTAtggttatttagaaaaattattacagaaaattaaaattaaacgttgatcaaagattttattaatatccgAAGATAATCGTAATCATTaagtttatacaaataaatatatagaactaaatttaataataaataataataataataaaatttatatatgttacAGTCAAAACTTTTAACCGGTCGAAAGTACTCTTAACTGACAAATTCAGTCAAAACTAATTTTGACCTCAGGCTTTCAACAATAGTATTTTGACTAAAATACCAGTCAAAAGTATTATTGCCTAATGTGAGTAACTGATTTTTCCttatataaatttcgatttttgccccaatttcctagatcagttttttgtatttttaaaatacgtattttagactaccaagtagtcataatcagtaagaattagctagtgaatgttactcaaaaaaaaagagtaacattcactagctaattcttactgatgatgactacttggtagtcgaaaatacgtattttaaaaatacaaaaaactgatctaggaaattggggcaaaaatcgaaatttatttcgacatatcctagagttctcatttattatcttcgataatatttatattgatttttcctTACTTTTACTTCAATTAGagttaataatcattaaaaaaactatattgtAGTTGTCATTTTTCCTTATTTTactgtcaattttttaagtacttgTAACTTTTTCTTTGTATCAGGCATGGTCAACCCGTGAATCAGTGAATTAACTAAAAAgccaaaaacccgcagacccgtaCTAACTTGACCACATTATAGTGGTGGACAACCTGTGGATCAGTGATTGAGCACAATCACAAGGTTATGAAAAAGGGGCAAAAAACCCGCAGGTTCGTATTAACTCGACAACATCGAAAGCATTGTAATCCGTGGATCAGTGAGTAAACGCAGTCGCAGAGTTTACGAGAGTTTTTTGCAAAGAGTTATCACGTACCGAGTTATTCATAACGAGTAATTCTCCTCTAccgatttaaacttttttttgatt includes:
- the LOC123301380 gene encoding zinc finger protein 415-like, producing MEVVKFDHPYASISVKGEPDIESLQTELIIKEEIKEECDETSDKYLSSVMNLESELIIKEELKDDYDETSNQYLGSDMNLEHAVSNANFDDTRNINNNSIRQFVCKHCGAMLNKERRRKNCIDSMFCDRRCAILSEPSDTITQREYQFLKSKAKPFKCTTCDKVFSNKLSVMAHNIKEHVGEKCFTCPDCKQIFSERNDLLAHNIKLHPNDKRQKLHIKWRRRNNNQFLYKRPRP